One Nitrospira sp. DNA window includes the following coding sequences:
- a CDS encoding Glycosyl transferase, group 1 family protein: MNIMLVTPWRPSLTGGISTVIARLTGEFQKKGHDITIFVADQGNFIRQVETLDATPVYGMYLRSPLSPDHPLRAVVMYCAWFPFTMLQLIWLARRKRLDAIIVQYPLPAMFYFGMVKRVVGCALLVTYQGNDAHDLSLWDPRGRRLVKSLLEKADVVLAVSRTLLAKVQDVFPDLRLTRSRLLPNGAPLDVIGAVGEVRMEADLPQDYVLTAGHLIHRKGIDTLISALRVAKDLGVTFHLVIAGDGPERENLIRQSREQSVSDQIRFIGNQSHSQVLHLMKSCLFFVLASRAEGMPLVIAEAMACGKAVVATDVDGVPEIVQDRSTGVLVPAEDPDALASALISLYSDPPFRDTLARQGKEWAFREYNWESIANRYLGLIEECRIG, encoded by the coding sequence ATGAATATCATGTTAGTTACACCGTGGCGGCCTTCTTTGACCGGCGGGATCAGCACGGTGATCGCCAGGTTGACAGGTGAGTTTCAAAAGAAGGGTCACGATATCACTATTTTCGTTGCCGATCAGGGGAACTTCATTCGTCAAGTTGAGACACTGGATGCCACACCGGTGTACGGCATGTATCTCCGATCGCCTCTGTCTCCCGATCATCCTCTTCGTGCCGTCGTCATGTATTGTGCCTGGTTTCCGTTTACCATGCTGCAGCTCATCTGGTTGGCACGGCGGAAGCGGCTGGACGCGATCATAGTCCAGTATCCATTACCCGCCATGTTCTATTTCGGGATGGTGAAACGTGTGGTCGGATGCGCGCTTCTCGTGACGTATCAAGGAAACGATGCGCATGATTTGTCTCTTTGGGATCCGCGTGGCCGGCGATTGGTAAAGTCTTTGCTCGAAAAGGCAGATGTTGTGTTGGCCGTTTCGCGCACGCTCTTGGCGAAGGTCCAAGACGTCTTTCCGGATTTGCGTCTCACGCGCAGTCGCCTGCTCCCGAATGGGGCTCCGTTGGATGTCATCGGTGCGGTCGGAGAGGTTCGAATGGAAGCGGATCTCCCACAAGACTACGTATTGACCGCGGGTCATCTGATCCATCGCAAGGGGATTGATACGCTTATTTCGGCACTGCGGGTGGCCAAAGATCTGGGAGTCACGTTCCATCTCGTCATCGCCGGCGACGGACCGGAGCGTGAGAACTTGATACGCCAATCCCGCGAACAAAGCGTCTCGGACCAGATCCGATTTATCGGCAATCAATCGCACTCCCAGGTCCTGCACCTGATGAAATCTTGTCTGTTCTTCGTGCTTGCATCGCGGGCGGAGGGAATGCCGCTGGTCATTGCGGAGGCAATGGCATGTGGGAAAGCGGTCGTTGCCACCGATGTAGACGGTGTGCCGGAAATTGTTCAGGATCGCTCGACGGGGGTCTTGGTGCCTGCCGAAGATCCTGATGCGCTGGCATCGGCTTTGATCAGTCTGTATTCAGATCCTCCCTTTCGAGACACCCTAGCCAGACAGGGGAAGGAATGGGCTTTTCGGGAATACAATTGGGAGTCGATCGCAAATCGATACCTGGGGCTCATTGAGGAATGCAGGATTGGGTAA
- a CDS encoding Protein containing aminopeptidase domain: protein MELSDIQTSLGGTKGGRELHDLMAVLYPICRSITGQGVRETLQYLQRQIPLEIREVASGTRVFDWTVPLEWNIHGAYLATIRGEKLLDFRANNLHVVSYSVPVKGRFTRDELEGHLHSLPDRPDWIPYRTSYYKENWGFCLTHRQLAELTEPEYDVCIDSSLQPGHLTYGEVFLPGQMSEEVLISCHVCHPSLCNDNLSGIAVATRLVQTLQHISRKYSYRFVFIPGTIGSITWLSQNRERAGLIRHGVVLTGVGDSGGVTYKRSRQGNAYIDRAMAHVLKHYGQSYRIIDFFPYGYDERQYCSPGFNLPVGCFMRSPHGEYPEYHTSADNLEFVTPEALQDSLAILLKAMYVIENDAVLVSTNPYCEPQLGRRGLYRAIAGQKEGALQEMALLWVLNMADGHHTLLDMAEHADTPFEAIHAAAQALKNCELVR from the coding sequence ATGGAACTGAGTGACATTCAGACATCGTTGGGAGGGACCAAGGGGGGGCGAGAACTCCATGATTTGATGGCGGTGTTATACCCGATATGCAGGAGTATTACCGGACAGGGGGTCCGCGAAACCTTGCAATACCTCCAGCGTCAGATTCCTCTGGAAATCCGTGAGGTAGCGAGCGGAACTCGCGTGTTCGATTGGACCGTTCCGCTTGAGTGGAATATTCATGGCGCATATCTGGCTACGATTCGAGGAGAAAAACTCCTGGATTTTCGTGCGAACAATCTGCATGTCGTAAGTTACAGTGTGCCTGTGAAGGGAAGATTTACGCGCGATGAATTGGAGGGGCACCTCCATTCTCTTCCGGATCGTCCGGATTGGATTCCCTACAGGACTTCGTATTACAAAGAAAACTGGGGATTCTGCCTCACGCATCGCCAGTTGGCCGAGCTGACGGAACCCGAATATGATGTTTGTATCGACTCGTCGCTTCAGCCCGGTCATCTGACGTACGGAGAAGTGTTTCTTCCCGGTCAGATGTCTGAAGAAGTCCTCATCTCATGCCATGTGTGTCACCCTTCACTTTGCAATGATAATTTGTCAGGCATCGCCGTCGCCACGCGATTAGTGCAGACTCTCCAACACATATCTCGGAAATATTCGTATCGCTTTGTCTTCATTCCTGGGACAATCGGTTCCATTACCTGGTTGTCTCAGAATCGAGAACGAGCCGGACTGATTCGGCACGGCGTGGTTCTAACGGGTGTCGGCGACTCAGGTGGCGTGACCTATAAACGTAGTCGTCAGGGGAATGCCTACATCGATCGGGCCATGGCCCACGTGTTGAAACACTACGGGCAGAGCTATCGGATCATCGACTTTTTCCCCTATGGGTACGATGAGCGGCAATATTGTTCGCCGGGTTTCAACCTGCCTGTGGGATGTTTCATGCGTTCCCCGCACGGAGAATATCCCGAATACCATACGTCTGCGGACAATCTCGAGTTTGTCACACCTGAGGCGCTTCAAGACTCCCTGGCAATCCTGCTCAAAGCGATGTACGTGATCGAAAACGACGCCGTCCTGGTCAGCACCAATCCATACTGTGAGCCGCAACTGGGGAGACGCGGACTCTATCGCGCCATCGCAGGGCAGAAAGAGGGAGCGCTCCAAGAAATGGCGTTACTCTGGGTGTTGAACATGGCTGATGGGCACCATACGTTGCTCGATATGGCTGAACATGCGGACACCCCCTTCGAAGCCATTCACGCTGCTGCTCAGGCGCTGAAGAATTGCGAACTCGTGAGGTAA
- a CDS encoding Nodulation protein nolO, with amino-acid sequence MNILGISAFYHDSAACLVRDGEIIAAAQEERFTRKKHDPGFPHRAIDYCLQEGKIGLKDVRHLVFYDKPLVKFERLLETYLAFAPRGVQSFVAAMPVWLKEKLLLKSLLQKEFLVHAPEMTTATLPQILFSEHHESHAASAFFPSPYEKAAVLCMDGVGEWATTSAWLGQGNVLTPLWDIPFPHSIGLLYSAFTYYTGFKVNSGEYKVMGLAPYGEPKYVKAIYEHLLDLKPDGTFRLNMDYFNYCTGLTMTGNKFDEVFGGPPRKPESKLTQREMDLARSVQEVTEEVMLRLSRTLHRETGADYLCMAGGVALNCVGNGRILREGPFRGLWIQPAAGDAGGALGAALTTWYQYEQQPRNVIPGKDGIKGSYLGPAHTNEDIEAYLKKAEAPYTRLSDDQLYVRVAEELASGKVVGWLQGRMEFGPRALGGRSILGDARNTNMQSVMNLKIKYRESFRPFAPSVLRERTSDYFALNADSPYMLLVAPVVERRRLPMSSTQKGLWGIELLNVPRSDIPAVTHLDYSARIQTVHQDTNPRYYALLKAFEAKTGCAVLVNTSFNVRGEPIVSTPEDAYRCFMRTEMDVLVLENCVLFKPEQKPLEGDSDWKKEFELD; translated from the coding sequence ATGAATATCCTGGGCATTTCTGCGTTCTATCATGACAGTGCCGCCTGTTTGGTACGTGACGGGGAAATTATCGCGGCGGCTCAGGAGGAGCGCTTCACGAGGAAGAAGCATGATCCCGGATTTCCACATAGAGCCATCGATTACTGTCTTCAGGAGGGGAAGATCGGGCTCAAGGATGTGCGGCACCTCGTCTTTTACGATAAACCGCTGGTTAAATTTGAACGCCTGTTGGAAACCTATCTCGCCTTTGCCCCTCGGGGGGTTCAATCCTTCGTTGCCGCCATGCCGGTATGGCTGAAAGAGAAACTACTCTTAAAAAGCCTGCTCCAAAAAGAATTTCTCGTTCATGCACCGGAAATGACGACGGCCACTCTGCCGCAGATTCTGTTCTCTGAGCATCACGAGTCTCATGCCGCGTCCGCATTTTTTCCTTCCCCCTACGAGAAGGCGGCTGTGTTGTGTATGGACGGGGTGGGGGAGTGGGCGACGACATCGGCGTGGTTGGGTCAGGGCAATGTGCTGACTCCCCTCTGGGATATTCCCTTTCCCCATTCCATCGGACTGCTCTATTCCGCCTTTACGTACTACACAGGCTTCAAGGTCAATTCCGGTGAATATAAGGTGATGGGGCTGGCTCCCTATGGTGAGCCGAAGTACGTGAAAGCGATTTACGAGCACTTGCTGGATCTCAAGCCGGATGGGACATTCCGTTTGAATATGGACTATTTCAACTATTGCACCGGTCTCACCATGACCGGGAATAAGTTCGACGAAGTCTTCGGGGGGCCGCCTCGTAAACCCGAATCGAAATTGACCCAACGTGAAATGGACTTGGCACGGTCGGTTCAAGAAGTGACCGAAGAAGTCATGTTGCGTCTGTCTCGAACCCTGCATCGGGAGACCGGTGCGGACTATCTCTGCATGGCCGGGGGTGTGGCGCTAAATTGTGTCGGTAACGGGCGAATTTTACGGGAGGGGCCGTTCAGAGGCCTCTGGATTCAGCCTGCCGCAGGAGATGCGGGAGGTGCGTTGGGCGCCGCATTGACCACCTGGTATCAGTATGAACAACAACCGCGCAACGTGATTCCTGGGAAAGATGGTATCAAGGGATCATATTTGGGGCCGGCCCATACCAACGAGGACATTGAAGCCTACCTCAAGAAGGCCGAGGCTCCCTATACTCGATTGAGTGATGACCAATTGTATGTTCGTGTGGCGGAAGAACTCGCTTCGGGGAAGGTCGTCGGCTGGCTGCAAGGACGGATGGAATTCGGCCCTCGCGCCTTAGGCGGTCGAAGCATCTTAGGCGATGCCCGCAATACCAACATGCAATCTGTGATGAATCTCAAGATTAAGTACCGAGAATCGTTTCGGCCGTTTGCGCCTTCTGTCTTGCGGGAGCGGACATCCGATTATTTCGCCCTCAATGCCGACAGTCCGTATATGCTGCTGGTCGCGCCGGTCGTCGAAAGACGGAGACTGCCCATGAGTTCAACGCAGAAAGGATTGTGGGGTATTGAATTGCTGAATGTTCCGCGGTCTGATATCCCTGCGGTCACCCACCTTGATTACTCGGCACGTATTCAAACCGTCCATCAAGATACGAATCCTCGGTACTATGCGCTGCTCAAGGCCTTTGAGGCAAAGACGGGTTGCGCCGTGTTGGTCAATACGTCCTTCAATGTTCGAGGGGAGCCGATCGTCAGTACTCCTGAAGATGCCTATCGGTGTTTTATGCGAACGGAAATGGACGTACTCGTGCTTGAAAACTGCGTGTTGTTCAAGCCGGAGCAAAAGCCGCTCGAGGGTGATTCCGATTGGAAAAAAGAGTTCGAACTCGATTAG
- a CDS encoding Beta-1,3-glucosyltransferase, whose protein sequence is MPRVSVVIPTYNCEGFLGRAIDSALGQTYRDFELIVVDDGSTDGTRSLVAGYGDAVRYLYQPNQGVSAARNLALSQSGGEFIAYLDADDLWSPEKLARQVEYLDAHPTCGFVHTEISVIDEQEKVIHARFNCDTGRTVPQGRCVRDVLSRSHIQTLTVLERRGAFNDVGAFDLRLSVAEDYLHWILIVLRGYEVGYLSEPLGSYRWRAGSLTSGQRRILSNFVQMYDILLNEHDLERTHGCEMAEVVKEQLFKTQRQLAYVERLEVSSAVARHRLRNLIRQWPLQLELYMDLAKTYLFRKQPQEPFNPS, encoded by the coding sequence ATGCCTCGTGTATCAGTCGTAATTCCAACCTACAATTGTGAAGGCTTTCTTGGGCGGGCTATCGATTCGGCATTGGGGCAAACCTACCGTGATTTTGAACTGATCGTGGTCGATGATGGATCGACTGATGGTACACGTTCATTGGTTGCGGGCTATGGTGATGCCGTACGCTATCTGTACCAACCCAATCAGGGGGTGTCGGCCGCGCGAAATTTGGCGTTATCACAATCAGGAGGAGAATTCATCGCTTATCTAGATGCGGATGACTTATGGAGTCCTGAGAAGCTGGCTCGTCAAGTCGAGTATCTCGATGCGCATCCTACGTGCGGATTTGTCCATACCGAAATTTCGGTCATCGATGAACAAGAGAAGGTCATCCATGCCCGCTTTAATTGCGACACCGGCCGTACCGTTCCTCAAGGACGATGTGTGCGCGATGTTCTTTCACGCTCCCATATTCAGACGTTGACGGTATTAGAGCGACGTGGTGCTTTTAATGATGTCGGGGCCTTCGACCTGCGATTGTCTGTGGCGGAGGACTACCTGCATTGGATTCTCATTGTCCTGAGAGGATATGAGGTCGGGTACCTTTCCGAGCCTCTAGGGAGTTATCGATGGAGAGCAGGGAGTCTCACGTCAGGCCAACGGAGAATTTTGAGTAATTTCGTCCAAATGTACGACATTCTTTTGAATGAACACGATCTCGAACGCACGCATGGTTGTGAGATGGCGGAAGTGGTCAAAGAACAGCTTTTCAAGACACAGCGACAACTTGCTTATGTGGAACGGCTGGAAGTTTCATCGGCGGTTGCGCGCCACCGTCTTCGTAATCTAATTCGACAATGGCCGCTGCAACTTGAATTGTACATGGATTTGGCAAAAACCTATCTATTCCGCAAACAGCCTCAGGAGCCGTTCAACCCGTCGTGA
- a CDS encoding UDP-glucose 4-epimerase: MSDDRTVLPCPHLASWRGERVLVTGGRGFLGSHLCRRLAEVGADVYATSRQRRISEQGTTRWWQSDLSSLEGVRSILAQVKPAVIYHLAGAVGARPDLRLVLPTFESLLASTIHILVGATEVGCRRVILSGSFTEPKLGELSSTPSSPYAAAKWAASVYGRMFHALYRTPTVVVTPFMVFGPCQEPSKLVPSVILSLLKQEAPRLASGLRDADWVYVDDVVQGFLDAAAVPGIEGATFELGTGTKCTIREVVEKIVGLMDSRVKPVFGAILDRPGEPIRIADTSETRRRLGWSAKTSLDEGLRQTIQWYAEQVSAGKL, encoded by the coding sequence ATGTCCGATGACAGGACAGTCCTTCCATGTCCCCATCTCGCTTCATGGCGCGGGGAGAGGGTCCTGGTTACCGGGGGGAGAGGATTTCTCGGTTCACATCTGTGCCGTCGTTTGGCCGAAGTTGGGGCGGACGTGTATGCGACGTCCCGCCAGAGACGAATATCCGAACAGGGTACGACGCGTTGGTGGCAATCCGATCTTTCTTCGTTGGAAGGGGTGCGGTCCATTCTGGCCCAGGTGAAACCGGCGGTCATCTACCATCTGGCGGGGGCTGTGGGCGCGAGACCCGACCTTCGGCTCGTCCTGCCCACCTTTGAAAGCTTATTGGCGAGCACCATTCATATCTTGGTCGGAGCCACGGAAGTCGGGTGCCGGCGTGTCATCTTGAGTGGGTCGTTCACCGAACCAAAACTGGGCGAGCTTTCTTCGACACCGAGTTCGCCCTATGCAGCTGCCAAGTGGGCGGCGAGCGTCTATGGAAGAATGTTTCATGCGCTCTATCGGACTCCTACCGTAGTAGTGACCCCATTCATGGTTTTTGGGCCGTGCCAAGAGCCAAGCAAGTTGGTGCCATCGGTGATTCTGAGCCTTCTGAAGCAGGAAGCGCCTAGGTTGGCGAGCGGCCTGCGGGATGCCGATTGGGTCTATGTTGACGATGTCGTCCAAGGTTTCCTTGATGCTGCGGCCGTCCCAGGCATCGAAGGAGCCACGTTTGAGCTGGGAACAGGGACAAAATGCACCATCCGAGAGGTAGTTGAAAAGATTGTCGGGCTGATGGATAGCCGAGTGAAGCCTGTGTTCGGCGCGATCCTGGATCGTCCAGGGGAGCCTATTCGTATTGCCGACACGTCGGAGACTCGAAGACGGTTAGGATGGTCGGCCAAGACCTCTCTCGATGAGGGCCTCCGACAGACCATCCAATGGTACGCGGAACAGGTTTCTGCAGGGAAGCTTTGA
- a CDS encoding Glycosyl transferase, group 1: MRTMKVLVISAAYPPMHAGEATNTYHLCRQFVERGVEVHVLTSTGNVGTNDARILVHPLMQRWDWSEMMRVRSFLKDCVPDAVFLMYIGLMYKFHPMVTFLPTLCKRLFPNMPFVTRYESAFVGADPSKTSLTSRAFRKLMVRWAGTKDVAYSSGTLLRDSDSVIALCERHRAMLLEEWPPVSKKVALIPPPPNLFIASNTGGLAREKGRACLGVTCNEFVVTFFGYLYPIKGVETLLRAFAIVAAQRPEVRLLFIGGKVDLDSQVSSSYFDEMQGLAKELNIAGRTTWTGAFKSEEEEASLYLYASDVCVLPFLEGVQLNNSSFASMVAHGLPIIVTRGPMIDKAFVHGDNVLTCEPRDHQGVAGLLLEVMNRPDLRERLRIGARKLADEWFSWDTAMEKTLATLRPRLPNKAA; the protein is encoded by the coding sequence ATGCGCACGATGAAAGTTTTAGTGATTTCGGCGGCCTATCCTCCCATGCATGCGGGAGAAGCGACCAATACCTATCACCTATGCCGGCAATTTGTTGAGCGTGGGGTTGAGGTGCATGTCCTCACGTCGACCGGGAATGTCGGCACGAATGATGCCCGGATCCTGGTCCACCCCCTCATGCAAAGGTGGGATTGGTCCGAGATGATGCGAGTCCGGTCTTTTCTCAAGGACTGTGTCCCGGACGCCGTGTTCCTGATGTACATCGGCCTCATGTATAAGTTTCATCCCATGGTGACCTTTCTGCCGACATTGTGTAAGCGGTTGTTTCCGAACATGCCATTTGTGACGCGCTATGAAAGTGCGTTCGTCGGCGCGGATCCATCAAAGACCAGCCTCACCTCTCGTGCATTTCGGAAGCTGATGGTGCGATGGGCCGGCACAAAAGATGTGGCCTATAGTTCAGGAACGTTGCTGCGCGACAGTGATTCCGTCATCGCACTCTGTGAGCGCCATCGTGCCATGTTGCTTGAGGAATGGCCTCCTGTGAGCAAAAAAGTTGCGTTGATTCCTCCTCCTCCGAATTTGTTCATCGCATCGAATACGGGAGGTCTTGCGCGGGAGAAAGGCAGGGCTTGTTTGGGTGTCACCTGCAACGAATTTGTCGTCACATTTTTTGGGTATCTCTATCCGATTAAAGGTGTGGAAACCCTGTTGCGTGCATTTGCGATCGTCGCTGCGCAACGGCCCGAGGTGAGACTTCTCTTCATCGGAGGAAAGGTAGACCTGGATAGTCAAGTGAGTTCATCCTATTTCGACGAGATGCAAGGTCTCGCCAAGGAATTGAACATAGCTGGGAGGACTACGTGGACAGGAGCATTCAAGTCTGAGGAGGAGGAAGCCTCCCTCTATCTGTATGCTTCTGATGTCTGTGTGTTGCCGTTTCTCGAAGGGGTGCAACTCAACAACAGTTCATTCGCTTCAATGGTTGCCCATGGTCTCCCCATTATCGTGACACGGGGACCGATGATAGACAAAGCGTTTGTCCACGGCGATAACGTCCTCACCTGTGAACCGAGGGATCATCAAGGCGTGGCAGGTCTTCTGTTGGAGGTGATGAACCGGCCGGATCTGCGCGAGCGTCTTCGGATTGGCGCACGGAAACTGGCAGACGAGTGGTTTTCGTGGGATACGGCCATGGAAAAAACATTGGCAACCTTGCGACCGCGGCTGCCTAACAAGGCTGCATAG
- a CDS encoding Glycosyl transferase, group 1, whose amino-acid sequence MLRKLFRYLQRFQTYLLIREVFEAIRVVGKQFHGGVVSLETRGTAKGNVLISYDNEGLLCKRRGKPIPASHPQIYKTMVMAQVFVDLGYAVDVIHCANQKFIPWKPYDVMIDIRGNLQRLRPYLPPGCIKILHCDTAHVVYQNAAEMTRILALQSRTGVSVPQNRLEGLHLGVEHADYLTTCGNEFTMKTYAYAGKPIFRLPMVVQKMWPWPDEKNFEVSRRRFLWFGSRGMVHKGLDVVLEAFVQLPEYQLTVIGPVLDEPEFVEIYRKALFHTPNIKCVGWLDKFSDEFGAVLSQSVAHIFPSCSEAGAASVLETMAAGVIPLVTYEASIDVENFGVLLEDASSETIVHHVRAIASMSEGELRRRAQKAWEYAHKNNTPEQFERSYRATVEMLLAKHGK is encoded by the coding sequence ATGCTGCGGAAACTGTTCCGGTATCTCCAGCGGTTTCAAACGTACCTGCTCATACGGGAAGTGTTCGAGGCAATTCGAGTCGTCGGCAAGCAATTTCACGGAGGAGTCGTTTCGCTCGAAACGAGAGGAACCGCCAAGGGAAACGTCCTGATTTCCTATGATAACGAGGGGTTGCTCTGCAAGAGACGCGGAAAGCCGATTCCCGCAAGCCATCCACAAATTTACAAGACGATGGTTATGGCTCAAGTGTTTGTCGATTTGGGTTATGCCGTCGATGTCATTCACTGTGCGAATCAGAAATTCATACCGTGGAAGCCCTATGATGTGATGATTGATATCCGAGGTAATTTGCAGCGGCTCCGACCGTATTTGCCTCCCGGCTGCATCAAGATCCTCCACTGCGATACAGCTCATGTGGTCTATCAAAATGCAGCCGAAATGACGCGAATCTTGGCGTTGCAGAGTCGAACTGGGGTTTCTGTCCCTCAGAATCGCCTGGAAGGTCTCCATCTGGGGGTCGAGCATGCCGACTACCTGACGACGTGCGGCAATGAGTTCACGATGAAGACCTATGCCTATGCGGGCAAGCCGATTTTTCGGCTGCCCATGGTTGTTCAGAAGATGTGGCCTTGGCCGGATGAGAAAAATTTCGAGGTCTCTCGTCGGCGATTTCTCTGGTTTGGCAGCAGAGGAATGGTTCACAAAGGCCTTGATGTAGTGCTGGAAGCGTTTGTCCAGCTGCCGGAATACCAACTCACCGTCATAGGACCGGTGCTCGATGAGCCGGAGTTCGTGGAGATCTATCGCAAGGCGCTTTTTCATACGCCGAACATCAAATGTGTCGGATGGCTCGATAAGTTCAGTGATGAGTTCGGCGCGGTGCTGAGCCAATCGGTGGCTCATATCTTCCCGTCCTGTTCGGAGGCCGGCGCGGCCTCAGTTTTGGAGACGATGGCCGCGGGAGTGATTCCGTTGGTGACGTATGAAGCTTCCATTGACGTGGAAAATTTCGGTGTCTTACTTGAAGACGCCTCCAGCGAGACGATCGTGCACCATGTGCGTGCGATTGCCTCAATGTCTGAGGGTGAGTTGCGCCGCCGAGCCCAAAAGGCGTGGGAGTATGCGCACAAGAACAACACGCCTGAACAATTCGAACGGTCTTACCGAGCGACCGTTGAGATGCTTTTGGCCAAGCATGGTAAGTAA
- a CDS encoding dTDP-glucose 4,6-dehydratase yields MKRMLVTGSSGLIGSEVCVYFHGQGWSIHGVDNNSRATFFGSNGDTRWNQRRLQADLRNFRHHELDIRDRKGAMALIEELKPNVIVHTAAQPSHDLAAKIPFDDFDTNAVGTLNLLEATRLHTPGTTFVHMSTNKVYGDAPNELPLIEQAKRWDYASSDDFDGITEHMRIDQSKHSLFGASKVAADVMVQEYGRYFGMKTCCLRGGCLTGPNHSGVELHGFLSYLVKCNLEGKQYNIFGYKGKQVRDNIHSLDVARFIHAFIDNPRCGEVYNLGGGRGNSCSIFEAFDMIEAISGKKMQYEYVDKNREGDHICYISNLKKMTTHYPGWSITKDLKDIFGEIHESWLQRTSSLKVTVS; encoded by the coding sequence ATGAAGCGAATGCTTGTCACCGGTTCCTCCGGCCTCATCGGATCTGAGGTGTGCGTCTATTTTCATGGGCAAGGCTGGTCCATCCACGGAGTCGACAATAACAGCCGCGCCACCTTCTTCGGCTCGAACGGAGATACGCGATGGAATCAACGACGGTTACAGGCGGATCTGCGCAATTTCCGACACCATGAACTCGACATTCGGGACCGAAAAGGCGCGATGGCTCTCATCGAAGAGCTCAAGCCGAATGTGATCGTGCATACGGCGGCGCAGCCGTCTCATGACCTTGCGGCTAAGATTCCATTCGATGATTTTGACACCAATGCGGTCGGGACACTCAATTTGCTTGAAGCCACCAGGCTGCATACGCCGGGAACGACCTTCGTGCATATGTCTACGAATAAGGTATACGGGGATGCTCCGAACGAACTGCCTCTCATTGAGCAGGCCAAGCGTTGGGACTATGCATCATCGGACGACTTCGATGGGATCACCGAACATATGCGGATCGATCAATCGAAGCACTCCCTCTTCGGCGCCTCGAAGGTGGCGGCGGATGTGATGGTTCAGGAGTATGGACGCTACTTCGGCATGAAGACCTGCTGTTTACGTGGTGGCTGTCTCACCGGTCCGAACCATTCCGGTGTGGAATTGCATGGCTTTCTGAGTTACCTCGTCAAATGCAATTTGGAGGGAAAACAATATAATATCTTCGGCTATAAAGGGAAGCAGGTGCGGGACAATATCCACTCGCTCGATGTGGCACGCTTCATTCACGCGTTCATCGACAATCCACGATGCGGCGAAGTGTACAATCTGGGCGGCGGCCGCGGGAATAGTTGCTCCATTTTTGAAGCCTTCGACATGATTGAGGCTATTTCGGGCAAGAAGATGCAATACGAATATGTGGACAAGAATCGTGAGGGTGACCATATCTGCTATATCAGCAATCTGAAGAAAATGACGACGCATTATCCGGGTTGGAGCATTACGAAGGACTTGAAGGACATTTTTGGGGAAATTCACGAGTCCTGGCTTCAGCGGACCTCGTCGCTCAAGGTGACGGTCTCGTGA
- a CDS encoding dTDP-4-dehydrorhamnose 3,5-epimerase has translation MIFQETALKGAFIIEMDRLQDERGFFARSYCVKEFAVNGLDTRLVQCNVSYNRLRGTLRGMHYQVAPAAETRVVRCTRGAIYDVIVDLRPEAPTYKKFLSVVLTADNRRMLYIPQRFAHGFLTLSDDTEILYQMSEFYTPGCARGFRWNDPNFQISWPEKVQVISEKDSSYPDYSDRECHGTE, from the coding sequence GTGATTTTTCAGGAGACGGCTTTGAAGGGGGCCTTTATTATCGAGATGGATCGGCTGCAGGACGAACGGGGGTTCTTTGCAAGGAGTTACTGTGTAAAGGAGTTTGCCGTGAATGGTCTGGACACTCGACTGGTTCAGTGCAATGTCTCCTACAATAGGTTGCGGGGTACTCTGCGGGGGATGCATTATCAAGTTGCACCTGCTGCGGAAACAAGAGTCGTACGTTGTACCAGGGGAGCGATCTATGACGTGATCGTAGATCTCCGTCCTGAGGCCCCAACATACAAAAAATTTCTTTCTGTAGTTTTGACGGCCGACAATCGTCGAATGCTCTACATTCCGCAACGGTTTGCCCATGGATTCCTCACCCTCTCAGACGATACGGAAATTTTGTACCAGATGTCCGAGTTCTATACGCCAGGCTGTGCGCGGGGCTTCCGATGGAACGACCCAAATTTTCAGATTTCCTGGCCGGAAAAGGTACAGGTCATCTCTGAAAAAGACTCTAGCTATCCGGACTACTCAGATCGTGAATGCCATGGAACTGAGTGA